A stretch of DNA from Echeneis naucrates chromosome 3, fEcheNa1.1, whole genome shotgun sequence:
CGGAGGAGGCTGAGCCGCCCAGCCAGGTCAGCTCCGGCTCGGACGGGACGGCGCGCCCCGCCGGGGCCGACTCCGGATACATCACCGTCGGATACAGGGGCAGCTACACCATGGGGAGAGACATGCAGGCGGACGTCAAATTCCGCAGGGTGGCCAGAATAACAGTGTGCAGCAAGATCTCTCTGGCCAAAGAGGTTTTCGGAGAGACCCTGAATGAGAGCCGGGACCCGGACCGGCCGCCCGATAAGTACACCTCCAGGTACTACCTGAAGTATAACTTCCTGGAGCAGGCGTTTGACCGGCTGGCCCAGGCGGGATTCCGCATGGTGGCCTGCAGCTCCACCGGGACCTGCTCCTACGGAGGGAGTGACTCCGGGGAGGACAAACTGTGGACCAGCTATACCGAGTACGTTTTCAGCCGATGAGcctcctcctgcccctcctCTGGGATCAAACGCAGTTTTAACTTTAACTAACCCCTCAAACTGGCCATTTCTGCCTCAGCTCAGATGATGCTTCACTCACTCTTTTTACAGCTGGATCAGACTTAAACCATTTCAACTTTTGGGCCgtttcctcctgttttctgCAAAATGAGAACTTCTCCTTTTGGACCCAACTAAATTTTGCCATTGCGCTATTTTTAAGGTTTACTGCAACTCCCAACTTTTAGAAGGCTCACAAAgaggtctttgttttttaaaataaattacataagTGCGGTAAATGGACTGATACTGTGATAATTATGGTTACGTTTGAAACGACCAGACAGAGAGGCACGTCTTTAGAGACTTTGTCACAGTTCTACATTATTATGTGTCATATAAGTTGCCATAGTTTTTGCTTCAGCAAATAAAGGGTGACAGTGTAACACTATCCACTTCATTCATTATGCCCTTGGGTTCATAAGAGCTATTTAaaatctgtgtctgtctcaaATAAATTGATATTACACAGTTTTTAAGTGATTTGTCAGACAAAACAGAAGGGTTGTTTGAAGATTTAATGAGATGCTTTGATTTAGTCATTTTTAACTAGACTGACCTCACACGTGGTGtgcatgcattttatttcatatttcttttgCGCAGAGGTTTGTCAAGTTATTTGCCTGAACATCTTATGTCCATTCCAAactaaaaaatgcaaaaaaaaaaaaacaaaaaaaacaaaacaagacaacaaattGAAGTTAAATACAGAAGTTTGTTTCCTATCAGGATGGGCATGGTGTTGTGTCTTTCTTTGCTGCACAGAGGAGCTCTGTTATCTCTTCTGGACAGGATGCAAAGACGGAGGAGGGGCTTTCTCTTTGGCTGACAAGTACAGTAATCAAATGTCTGTTCTCTTTTGGGATCTTCGGCCGCCATCCAAGATATCCCAGGATTGGGTCTAATACAAAAAAGCTTTTGTGTGGGTGTTATATGGCGCTGCAacacaaatgtgtaaaaaacaaaaccaaaaaaaaaaaagatagcaaaatgaatcatttgtaAGATGTCCAGGAGCACTAAAGCTTTCACTGTCAAATATATTAGTGGGAAGTTGTTTCATATCTCTCCTTGTACAAGTGAAGTTGTATGAAGACATGTAcaaaaagatacacacacatttcactcagCCCCTCCAAAAACCCAACCCCATCCCACTCACTGTTTGGCCATGAAGCAGCATCATAAAAGCTTCAAAGATAAACATGTCTGAACAGAAGACCTTGTATCTGCTGACAACTGATGCTGCCATCTGGACAGGAAAAAGGAAGGATCCACTGCAACTCTTCCTCTGTTGTGAGCTTCAGAAACAGGATGTAGAACTTGCTGTCCTCTACCAAAAGTGAAAGCAGGCATTTGTCATCAGGCCTTACTTTGCATGTGTCGTTATGAGAAAACTAAATGGAATTGGGGCTTGAATTTGCTGTGAGATATAAAAATGCCCTCCAGTACCTTAAATCCCCCTCATTACActgataataaattaaattgtggGGGAAAATGTTGgtcaaaagacacaaaaaaacctAATTAAATTTCCTTCTCTTGTTCTTCTGAGACAAAGATGAGTTTCTCTGCCAAGCAGCTATTTCTGATACAGACCTTGTTGAGAGTGCCCACTGCGTGTCCTTGGTGATAAAACACctccaaaacacatttcacttgatgtatgcaaattttttttttttttacccatgcTTAAAAttttgcattcacacacacaccctaacacacaggaacacacaaagCGCAGGAGGGGGACAGATAAAGGGAGCCATATTAGCCTATTTGCAGAGTTGGAGATAACACAGACGTGCTGGCTTTCTTCATATCAGCCTCTGCATGTTAAATCTGTCACACTTTCTCTGGCATTCGGCCACCAGCGCTGCTTAACCTGCACATCTTTAACAGGCCTACTGTTCACTTTTTTCTTATCCATCTCCAGCTCTTCTGATAAAGACAAATCACACTGTTCATGGAGAGAgcaaaacattcacatttaactcaagctgtgtttctcttttttcagacCAGGTGTGAATATAGACGCCAACTAAATGTAATGGCATTGTCCCCTCATTTCCATGTTGTCTTAAACGTCCCCTCACAGCAGGCACTTCTCCAGCCCATTTGCATGAGTACTTATAATTAGTTAGATAATTTTGAGAAAGGAGAGGATCCTCTTAGGCCTCTCTGTACTTGAAGGTCTTATCTCTCCTGTGAAATAACTCTACATCATATCTTGACTACATTTATCAAATTGAGAAAGAAGAAGTAAAACCCACTGAAATTCATAGAAAGCAAGAATATAGTTTTCCTATCAATGACATTTTCAGGAGGCCAAAACTTGTACCTCCAAACCTCAGCGCTACCACAGTCCTCATATAGTTAAAAGATAACCTGCcagcaaaaatatttaataatccTCAAAGCGCCTTAAATCTACTAAAGCAGCAAGTATTTATTAATTAAAGCAGGATTTCTTTCAACATACAAGTAAAGCTGTCTGTTTACAGCTCAGTTATTTTGCTTGTGTAGCAAAATTTGCCCTGATCAAGAAATGCTTTGTGGTTACATGTAAACGGTGAAAAGTATGAAGTGTCAAGGATCTTCAAGTATCCCTTGAAGCTCTGGTTTGACATTTCTGTAATGTATGTTCTTTCTGCGAGTTTGATGACAGATTTGACAGATTTCTGTCATACAAGGGGGGAAATGGTTAAATCTTAAACTAACAAAATCTGCCCCAAAGCACATCTAAAGCTCACTGATGatacactaaataaataaaaccaataacTGTATACATCAAACAAAAGAGGTCAAGAAACCCAGATTAGACCCTAAATTAGTTCATTTGTTGAAGGTACAATCAGTGATCCAAATGGAAACTAATCTCAACAGAAGACTGCAGCCTTccatcatttcaaataattaaGTGAAAACTCATCGTTGTCCACTATCAGGGGTTATATTCAAGATCGACAATTCACCACTAGTTTCTTTTATCAACTGCAAACAGCAGTTGACAGATTTTGGTCCCATATTGTCCTTTCTTAAACTATTGAGTTTGCACAGCTGCCTTGAAAATATGGAGGCTTGAAATTTTAATCTCGTCACTTATCACAGCATTACGGCAAAcacttgttgtttgtttgactaAGCCCTGAGAAATTTTACAGCCATTGATCGCTAATATAATGTACACATATTGTAGCAGACCAGCAAAGGCCTGTGCAAACTTTGACTGTTTACTATCCATGTGAACACATCATTAAGCCAGTTAGACGTTTGGGTTACCAAGCAATGAAACAGTGAACGATCCATACATTCCCCAAACCATTAACTGTTCTGAGAATCATGCTTTGccaaaataaatgttacatCTACAAAATCTATGAAATCATCACTCATCACATAGTCAACATAATGTATTATAGGATGTATTAGTGacccttcctttttctttatagTTCTTCAGCACTTCACATAAAAACAATCACTGTCTTTCAAAAATCCTTCCCTGCAGCAACAATCTGGCTGAGCCATTGAAACACTGTTTAAAGCCACAATCAATCATTTGCGTTCTTAGCTGCTGAATTGTGACACTCTAATCTATAACAATGTGACGCAGAAATCTtttattcagcagcatcatTCAGTGTTACAGTCTGATAGCTGTGTTATCGTGATAATGGATCGCAGTTACATTTCACCCTATTTCCTCTTCAATTACAACACTCTGACACACTCTGCagttgaagtttttatttttttaattaattaattaataatttttgtgtgtgtgtgggtttaaGTGTCTAAGTACTGGATGGAATTCAGTCACTGCACTGGAGAAAGGTTATGGGAAATGAAAGCAACAATAAATTGTaatcagcaaaaataaataaataaataaaaattctaatCAACAATTCGCTCTGCATTCAAGTCAATCATACAATCCTGCAGCTTGATGTGCGTCAGATGAAACGtaaattaaaatgctaaaaatacaCTCTGGCTTAAATAGAGTGAACTGGTATATAGACCCAGAGCAgctatatatatacatatttatgtgtgctttttaaaaagtacaatattttcTAATCTTTAACAAGGACCTTCATAAAACAGCATctgtttgcaaatgtttgctACATTTCAGTAAACTAAACTGcatgaaattattattagtCTAACAAGTTTATATAGTTACACTCCATTGTCAATTTTTCTTTATAATTATAGATCACTTGCTTCTAAAACAGGAAAATAGCATACTGAAAACAATATACCTGGCACAATGCAGCTGTTGGGGGATAATTCCAGATAAAATCTAGTCTTGGCTGCAAAATCTGTGATTCTCCCGTGGCCATGTTAACCGTCTCTATCAAGGGCTCAAACTCTAAGTCAAGCTCTTTGTCCCTGTTGGCTCCATGTAGTTAGTTTAGCTGGGGTTTAGTAGAGAGGAGAGTCTAACCGTCGCCAGTGTCCACTGAGCTTCTCTTAGCACCCAGCGGCACACCGGAGACGGGAGCAGTTCTTGGTGACAAGTCTTGCACTGTGCTGGTGAGCTCAAAGGTAAAAGGCTGCCAGCATCAGTCAGCTGCAgggaacagaggaagagaagcagcatCCATCTCCCCTGCTGTTGCTGCACCGAGCTTCTTTTCACAAGGGGTCCAACCCTCCACCCAGCCAGTGCCGCGTGAAAG
This window harbors:
- the LOC115040797 gene encoding BTB/POZ domain-containing protein KCTD12-like yields the protein MAQKSRGFPEIVELNVGGQVYVTRLQTLTAVPNSLLWARFSHSSPEQLPKDSKGRFFFDRDGFLFRYILDYLRDSELFLPECFKERRRLQREADFFQLPELSGRLAAPSKDGSDSGEPEEAEPPSQVSSGSDGTARPAGADSGYITVGYRGSYTMGRDMQADVKFRRVARITVCSKISLAKEVFGETLNESRDPDRPPDKYTSRYYLKYNFLEQAFDRLAQAGFRMVACSSTGTCSYGGSDSGEDKLWTSYTEYVFSR